CGCGACTCACGGCCGAGCACGGCGACACGCTGGACGACGACGGCGTCACTCATCTGTTCCCGAGCGCGGCGACGATCGCGGCGGTCGACCCGGCCGCGCTGCCGATGCCGCGCGCGCGTGCGAAGACGCTCGTCGGGCTGGCGACCGCGCTCGCCGACGGCACCGTCGTCGTCGACGCGGGCGCGGACCGCACGGAGCTGCGCGAGCGGTTGCTCGCGCTCCCCGGCGTGGGGGAGTGGACCGCCGATCTCGTCGTGATGCGGGGCACGGGCGACCCCGACGTGTTCCTCGCCCGCGACCTCGGGGTCCGGCGCGCGCTCGCCCGGTTCGGACGGCGGGTCGACCCCACGTCGTGGCGCCCGTGGCGCTCGTACGCGGTACAGCATGTCTGGAGGATGCAATGAGGAAGACGACGAACGAACCCGGCACCTTGCTCGTCGAGTCGCCGGTCGGGCCGCTGATGCTGCACGCGGCCGCGGACGGCGTCACCGGGCTGTCGCTCGACGGCGCGCGCATGGCGCGTGCGCGTGTCGACGGGACGCGCGATGCGGCCGCGCACCTCGACGCGCTCGCGTCGCAACTCGACGAGTACTTCGACGGTTCGCGCACGGAGTTCGACGTGCCGCTCGCGCTCGACGGCTCGTCGTTCCAGCGCGAGGTGTGGCACGCGCTGCGGGCGATCCCGTACGGCGAGACGGTCAGCTACGGCGAGCTCGCGACGCGCATCGGCCGACCAGGCGCGCAGCGCGCGGTCGGGCTCGCGAACGGGCAGAACCCCGTCGCGATCGTCGTGCCATGCCATCGCGTGATCGGTGCCGACGGGTCGCTCACCGGGTACGGCGGCGGTCTCGAGCGCAAGCGCTACCTGCTCGGCCTCGAGGCGGGGCGGACGGAGCTCCCGCTCCTCGTGTGACCGTCGCGGCACGGTCCGACGCGGCCGTTGCCGACGGCGTCACGCGAGCCGGGCGGGGAACCCGCCGGTCGCGACGGGTCCCCAGCGCGTCGGCGTGACGCGCAGCAGCGACTTGCCCTGGCGCACCATCGCAGCCCGGTACTCGTCCCAGTCGGGGTGCTCGCCGGCGATCGACCGGTAGTACTCGACGAGCGGCTCGACCGCGTCCGTACCGTCCACCACCTCGGCGCGGCCGTCGATCTGAACCCACGGACCGCCGAAGTCGTCGGAGAGCACGACGACGCTGACGCGCGCGTCGCGACGTGCGTTGCGCGTCTTGGCCCGCTCCGGATACGTCGACACGACGATGCACCCGGCGGTGTCCACACCGCAGGTGACCGGCGACGCCTGCGGTGTGCCGTCGGCGCGTGTGGTGATGAGCACGGCGTGATGACGCGGCCTGACGAAGTCGAGCAGCTCCTCGCGCGTCACGGTCGTGTTCGTCGCGATGTTCGGGCTCACGCCGTCTCCTCCGGTCGGGCCGCTGGCCCCCTCGGGCCGGGCCCTCCCCGTCTCCGGCCAGGGCCCGGCTTCGTCCGCACGTATCCTCGGATCCATGGCCCCGCAGTTCATCTTCACCATGCGCGGCTTGTCGCGCTTCCACCCGCCCGACCGGCAGGTGCTCGAGAACATCAACATCTCGATGTACCCGGGCGCCAAGATCGGCGTGATCGGCTCGAACGGCGCGGGCAAGTCGACGTTGCTGCGGATCATGGCCGGCGAGGACGACGGCTACACCGGGGAGGCGCGGCTCACGCCCGGCTTCACCGTCGGGTACCTCGCGCAGGAGCCGCAGCTCGACCCGTCGAAGGACGTGCTCGGCAACGTGACGGACGGCGTCGCCGCGACGAAGGCGCTCCTCGACCGCTTCAACGAGGTGTGCGCGGCGATGGGCGAGCCCGACGCCGACTTCGACAAGCTGCTCGCCGAGCAGGCGGAGCTGCAGGACAGGATCGACGCCGCGAACGCATGGGACCTGGAGCGCACGCTCGACATCGCGATGGACGCGCTGCGCCTGCCGCCGGGCGACGCCGACGTCGCCACCTTGTCGGGTGGCGAGCGGCGACGCGTCGCGCTGTGCCGGCTCCTGCTCTCGCGCCCCGACCTGCTGCTGCTCGATGAGCCGACGAACCATCTCGACGCGGAGTCCGTCGCGTGGCTCGAACGGCACCTGCAGGAGTATCCGGGCACCGTGGTCGCCGTCACCCACGACCGCTACTTCCTCGACAACGTCGCGGGCTGGATCCTCGAGCTCGACCGCGGTCGCGGCATCCCGTGGGAGGGCAACTACTCGTCGTGGCTCGAGCAGAAGCAGCAGCGGCTCGCGCAGGAGGAGAAGGCGGACAAGGCGCGCCAGCGCACGCTCGAACGCGAGCTCGAGTGGATCCGCATGTCGCCGCGCGCGCGTCAGGCGAAGGGCAAGGCGCGCCTCAACGCGTATGACGCGCTGCTCGCCGAGTCCGAGCGCGCGCCGGAGCGCGCGGACAAGCTCGTGATCTCGATCCCGCCCGGCCCGCGTCTCGGAGACGTGGTCGTCGAGACGGAGCACGTCGTGAAGGGCTTCGGCGACCGGCTGCTGATCGACGACCTCACGTTCTCGCTGCCGCGCGCCGCGATCGTCGGCGTCATCGGCCCGAACGGCGCGGGCAAGACGACGCTGTTCCGCATGATCACGCACCAGGAACAGCCCGACGGCGGGACGTTGCGCGTCGGGCCGACGGTCGAGCTCGCGTACGTCGACCAGTCCCGGGACACGCTCGACGCCGACAAGACCGTCTACGAGGAGATCACCGGCGGCGTGGACCACCTCGTCGTCGGCGGGGCCGAGATCCACGGTCGCGCGTACGTCGCGAGCTTCAACTTCAAGGGATCCGACCAGCAGAAGAAGGTCGGGGACCTGTCGGGCGGCGAGCGCAACCGTGTGCATCTCGCGAAGGTGCTCCGCAGCGGCGGCAACGTCCTGCTGCTCGACGAGCCCACCAACGACCTCGACGTCGACACCCTCCGCTCGCTCGAGGACGCGCTCCTCGAGTTCGCGGGCTGCGCGGTCGTCATCAGCCACGACCGCTGGTTCCTCGACCGCGTCGCGACGCACGTGCTCGCGTTCGAGGGGGACTCGCAGGTCGTGTGGTTCGAGGGCAACTTCAGCGACTACGAGGCGGACCGTCACAAGCGTCTCGGCGCGGAGGCCGACCAGCCCCACCGCATCCGCTACAAGCCGCTGACGCGCACCGCCTGACTCGCGCGCGCTCATGTTTCATTGAGACCTGAGTACCGCCTGACCACGCAGATCTGTCAATGAAACAACCAGCGGGCCCCCTCCACGGATGCGCCGAGGTCGCGGACGCGTGACGCGAGGGCGCGGTCGGACGTGATGACGGTCAGCGACGACGGCTCGGCGTCGTCGCTCACGAGCTCGACGATGCGGTCGTCCGCCGCGTCACGGCCGCCCCGGCGCGCGTACCGCACCGTGATCCCGTCGTGGTCGCCCTCCGGCAGGTCGGGGAGTGGACGGCCGTCGAGCACCAGCGCGATGTCGTCGCCCGTCTCCACCGCGAGCCGCTGCAACCGCTCGACCAGCCGGCGCACCGCACCGTCGCGGTCGCGCCACCAGCCGTCGGGCGTGGAGCCGATCACGTTCATCCCGTCGACGACGAGGCGCGCCACCCCCGCATGCTGCCCTACGCTCCGGGCGTGAGCACGACGCCGACCGTCGCGTTCAACCCCTTCGA
Above is a window of Acidimicrobiia bacterium DNA encoding:
- the ettA gene encoding energy-dependent translational throttle protein EttA, producing the protein MAPQFIFTMRGLSRFHPPDRQVLENINISMYPGAKIGVIGSNGAGKSTLLRIMAGEDDGYTGEARLTPGFTVGYLAQEPQLDPSKDVLGNVTDGVAATKALLDRFNEVCAAMGEPDADFDKLLAEQAELQDRIDAANAWDLERTLDIAMDALRLPPGDADVATLSGGERRRVALCRLLLSRPDLLLLDEPTNHLDAESVAWLERHLQEYPGTVVAVTHDRYFLDNVAGWILELDRGRGIPWEGNYSSWLEQKQQRLAQEEKADKARQRTLERELEWIRMSPRARQAKGKARLNAYDALLAESERAPERADKLVISIPPGPRLGDVVVETEHVVKGFGDRLLIDDLTFSLPRAAIVGVIGPNGAGKTTLFRMITHQEQPDGGTLRVGPTVELAYVDQSRDTLDADKTVYEEITGGVDHLVVGGAEIHGRAYVASFNFKGSDQQKKVGDLSGGERNRVHLAKVLRSGGNVLLLDEPTNDLDVDTLRSLEDALLEFAGCAVVISHDRWFLDRVATHVLAFEGDSQVVWFEGNFSDYEADRHKRLGAEADQPHRIRYKPLTRTA
- a CDS encoding NYN domain-containing protein, giving the protein MARLVVDGMNVIGSTPDGWWRDRDGAVRRLVERLQRLAVETGDDIALVLDGRPLPDLPEGDHDGITVRYARRGGRDAADDRIVELVSDDAEPSSLTVITSDRALASRVRDLGASVEGARWLFH
- a CDS encoding methylated-DNA--[protein]-cysteine S-methyltransferase, with the translated sequence MRKTTNEPGTLLVESPVGPLMLHAAADGVTGLSLDGARMARARVDGTRDAAAHLDALASQLDEYFDGSRTEFDVPLALDGSSFQREVWHALRAIPYGETVSYGELATRIGRPGAQRAVGLANGQNPVAIVVPCHRVIGADGSLTGYGGGLERKRYLLGLEAGRTELPLLV
- a CDS encoding PPOX class F420-dependent oxidoreductase, whose product is MSPNIATNTTVTREELLDFVRPRHHAVLITTRADGTPQASPVTCGVDTAGCIVVSTYPERAKTRNARRDARVSVVVLSDDFGGPWVQIDGRAEVVDGTDAVEPLVEYYRSIAGEHPDWDEYRAAMVRQGKSLLRVTPTRWGPVATGGFPARLA